The window TCGTATAATCTTACTGTTACCAGTTATTATTCAAGGGTTCCTCTTCGGTTACGCCGCAACCTATAATCTCAACAAGGTTCCCTATGTATTGATTGATGAAAGTCATACGCAGACCGCAGCTGCATTAGAATCGACTATTAATTCATCCGGTGTTTTTGAACTGTATCAATCTGCGAACTCTCCGGATATAATCGCACCACTAATAGACTCCAACAAGGTTATTATGGCGGTTATCATACCTCAGGATTTTGAAGAAAATTTAAAGCATAAACAACCTACATCTATTACTGTTATTGTAAATGGAACGAATACAATGACTTCAGGTCTTGCAGCAGCCTATATGGGGCAAATCATTTCTCAATTCAATCAGACTTGGTTAGGTGTTGAGCATAAGGGAATCACGATTGAATCTCGTACCTGGTACAATGAAAATCAGCAGTCTTCCTGGACTTTCTTGACAGGTCTCGTTATATTGATCAGTATGACACAAGTTATCATGTTGGGGGGCTTATCTGTGGCGAGAGAACGAGAGCAGGGGACCTTTGATCAATTATTGGTGACGCCCGTATCATCTATGCAAATTTTGATTGCAAAGTCTATACCACCCATGATAATAGGACTGTTTCAAAGTACTGTATTGTTATTAATAGCCATGTTTTGGTTTAAAGTTCCATTTCGGGGCAACATATTTCTTGTGTATGCCGTGTTGTTTACATTTATAAGTAGTAGTATTGGATTGGGGTTATCTATTTCGGCTATTGCAAAAAATATGCAGCAAGTTCTCGTATATGTTTTTGTCTTTCTTTTTCCACTAGCATTATTGTCCGGATTAATCACACCTGTACATAACATGCCGAAAATATTGCAATATCTTACATATGGAAATCCTATGCGGTTTTCTGTTGATGCAATGCGCAGGATTTATTTAGAAGGTGCAGGATTGACGGATATTTGGTTTAATTTTATTCCTATGATTATCCTAATCATTATAAGCATGTCCATAGCAGGATGGCTATTTAGAAATCGCGTTGGATAAAGCTAATGATTAGATTGTTAAACTTTTTATATTTTGTTATAACAATACGGCAGACCTATATAGCATTTTTTTATTAATAAATATGCTACTGCCGTATTGACTAAATGAATGTAGACTGTTAGAATAAAGGCATAGAAAATATCATATTTGGGAATAGGTGCTGAAAAGCATAATAGAGAAGCCGGTTAAAGGCCGGCACGGTCCCGCCACTGTATGGTCGAGCGAGTCTAAATTAAGTCACTGGGAAACTGGGAAGGCTAGATGAGCGATGACGCCGAGTCAGGAGAACTGCCTATTCAACATTCACCATTTGACCTACGAGAGATAGGGAGGAGAAGTTAATAGCTCCTTTTTACGTATTCGTAAAAAGGATTTTTTAGTTCTATTGGATCTAAATTGCATTATAGTTGATTTAGATTTTAGTTCTATACGACCTAAATGTCGTGCTATGGTCATGGTGGATTACCTTTTTGGTATTACCAGCATGACATATGTTATGACTGTTAATATATTTTATGGTAAATGTAGGGCATGCATTTATTCATCATCATCCTAAAAAAGAGGCTGACCCAGGGTTCTAGTAGTTCGGATTCTGGGTCAGTCTCTTTTTATTTTGCAAATATTAATTATCGGTAAGACCTTTTAGATTGAGACCTGTAGAGTTTAGGTTTAGATGAGGCGTTAAGCGTTAATAGATATACAATTGTAGAGTTAAGATTTTTTAGTTTTAGTATTTGTTTTAGGTTTATGTAAATCATAAGGTTTAGATAGTTGCTTTTCTTGGAATTTATTTTTAGATATATGGATTTTAAGTCATTTATAAAAAAATGATTGACGATGAATTCCATACATGATATTATTATTTCAGTTGAGACGCGGGAGTGGCGGAATTGGCAGACGCACCAGACTTAGGATCTGGCGCCTTACGGCGTGGGGGTTCAAGTCCCTTCTCCCGCACCAACTTTATTGCACCTTTAGAGGTGTATTTTTTTTGCCTAAAATTAAGTAGTTAATGTGGATATTTATATCGATAAAAACTTGTAATTTAATAGTAGGGTAGGGACAGAATTAACTACTACATTATATGTTATAATAAATAAGTTAGAACTATTTAATTAATACAATCATAGTAATACTATATGGTGCAGTATGAATAATACATTAACAAAACTGCTTTCACAGAACCCATCCTTTGTGGATGGGCTAAACGCATTTCAGCGTAAGGGAAAGTCAGTCATATATGGTCTTAGTGGATCTCAAAAAAGTTTCCTCTTAAGCCAAGCTTTTTCTGTAGGTCTTAAAAAGCCTGTAGTCATCGTAGTCCATGATAAGGATCATAAGGAGATGTGGGAGCGAGATTTAGCTTTCTTTTGGCCTAATGTGCTAGTCCAATCATTTCCTATAACAGATCATGTAGACTTTACAACTGTAGCACGTAGTCTTGAAGACCAAGGTGCACAAATGCGAGCTTTAGCATTATTAGCATGGCAAGAGCCGGCAGTAGTCATTGCCAATGCTGAAGAGGTTACACAATATGTTGTATCCCCTCATTATTTAAAGGGGCAATCGTTGCATTTTGCTTTGAATGATACAATTGAACGTGATGTAGCTCTTGAACAGCTCGTAACAATTGGATATGAACGCGTAGACCAGGTGGAACAACGTGGTCATTTTGCCGTGCGTGGAGATATTTTGGATATTTATCCTGTAAATAGTGATCATCCGATTCGCATTGAGTTTTTTGGTGATGAAATCGATACATTGCGTTTCTTCTCTGTTGAGAATCAACGTTCTATTGAGCAAATCGAATCCTATACGGTGACGCCTTTCTTTCTTGGTAAAAGTGATGCGGACAGTACTTTATTATCTTATGTGAAAGAGGGCACTTTGATTTATGATGAGCCAGGTCGTATTCAAGAGGCGTTAAAGAAATTCTTAAAAGAAGATCCTACACATCGGAAAAATCATTGTGATTGGAATGAACTACAACGTACTGTAGATGCTACGAATCAAGTGGCTTTCACATTTATGCAACAACGTTCTATTGGACTTGCAGGATTTAATCCTATTGGCATTCAAGGGAAGACGATGACGAGCTTTGAGCGTCAAATTCCTCTATTAACAGACGAAATAAAGCAATGGCATCGTTTAAATCACCAAGTGGTACTAGTATTAAATAATCAGCAACGACGAGAAGGTATTGAGCGCGCCCTTGAAGGAGAGAATATTGCATTTATTCATAGTGATACATGGATAGCAAAGCCGAACACTGTCGTTATTTTAAAGGGATTATTAACAGATGGTTTTGAATTGCCCAATAGCCATCTCGTGGTTGTTGTAGAAGGTAATATTTACGGACAGCAAAAGCGCAAGCTTCGTAATAAGCCTAAAAAGGGCCAAGAAATCAATTATTTTACAGATTTAACGCCTGGTGACTATGTAGTACATAACATGCATGGTATCGGCAAGTATATTGGCCTTAAAACAATTGAGACGGAAGGCATTCACCGCGATTATATTGAGATTGCTTATGCTGGAACGGACAAACTGTTCTTACCAGCTAATAATTTAGATCAACTGCAAAAATATATTGGCAACGAAGGTGATGTGCCACGTATTAATAAGATGGGTGGTCGTGACTGGAGCAAGGTTGTTACAAAGGCAAAAAAATCTATTGATGATTTAGCAGATAAACTCGTTGAGATATATGCACAACGAGAAATCACAGAAGGTTTTGCATTCTTGCCAGATCAACCATGGCAGCAAGAGTTTGAAGATGCGTTCCCATATGAGGAAACGGAAGACCAATTACAGGCTACCGCAGAGATTAAAGAATCCATGGAAAGACCTGTTCCTATGGATCGCTTGCTCGCTGGTGATGTAGGTTTTGGTAAAACGGAAGTGGCTATGCGCGCCATTTTCAAGGCTGTTATGAGCGGAAAACAAGTAGCAGTACTTGTACCAACTACGGTTTTAGCACAGCAACATTTCCAAACTTTTTTGAATCGCTTTGCTCCATTTGGGGTGAAAGTAGATGTGCTTAATCGATTCCGAACTACATCAGAGAAAAAACAAATTCTTAAAGGCGTAGAGGATGGATCTATTGATGTTCTTATTGGAACTCATTCATTACTTAACAAAAAGGTTGTATTCAAAGACTTAGGAATGCTTGTTGTAGATGAGGAGCAACGTTTTGGGGTAGCACAAAAAGAAAAGTGGAAAGAGTGGGCTAGCAATATTGATGTACTCACTTTGAGTGCTACACCGATTCCGCGGACTTTACATATGTCCCTTGTTGGGGTTCGAGAAATGTCTGTTATCAATACTCCGCCAGAGGAGCGATTGCCTGTTCAAACTTATGTGGTGGAATACGATATGAATCTCATAGCAGATGCTATCAAACGAGAACTTGCAAGAGGTGGACAGGTCTATTTCGTATATAACCGTGTCGCGTCCATTAATCACATGGGAGAACTATTAGAATCCGCATTGCCTGGCTTGCGTTATGCTATTGCTCATGGACAGATGACAGGCCGTCAAATTGAGGAGATTATGACCGATTTTTATGAAGGTCATTATGATGTACTCTTGTCCACGAGTATCATTGAAACTGGCTTAGATATTCCTAATGCCAATACTATCATCATTTATGACGCAGACCGTTTAGGTTTATCTCAACTATACCAAATGCGAGGCCGTGTAGGACGTTCTCGTAGACGTGCTTATGCATACTTCATGTATCGGCCAGATAAAATACTTTCAGAGGCAGCTGAAAAGCGTTTAAAAGCTATAGAGGAGTTCACCGAGCTCGGCGCAGGATTTAAGTTAGCCATGAGAGATTTAGAGATTCGCGGTGCCGGTAATCTATTAGGCTCACAGCAACATGGTAATATCGCATCTGTCGGCTTTGGTATGTATGTGAGCATGTTAGAAGAAGCGATTGCAAAGGCTCAAAATAAAGAAGTTGAGCGAGATGTATCCATTGATCCAGCTATCGACTTAGAGGTAGATGCGTTTATTGATGATGCGTATATCAAAGATAGTGCTCGTAAGATTTCTGTATACCAACGATTGTTACATATTAAATCTAAAGAGCAACTCGACGATATGACGGATGAGCTCATTGATCGTTTCGGTACACCAACCGATCCAGTAGACCGTTTGTTGCGCATTGCTCAAATTAAGGAGCAAGCGCGCCTACTGGGTATTAAGAGTATCGTCCGTAGAGATAAGCAGCTCACCATCCATTGGTATGACGATTCTAAAATGGCCGATTGGGACATGGGGGCTGTACGAGAAGATTTATGGAAAAAAATGAAGTTTATGGACACCAAGCCAGCCACATTATATGTGAATCTTAATGGCATGAAAGGTTCTGTTTTGACCATTACGGAAGCGGTGATAAAGGCTCTTAGCCACAAGTCACCGACTAAGGAGGGCCTATGAATCGATTTTTAAAAGGAGCCATGATTTTAACCTTAGCCGGTATTATCGTGAAGGTCATCGGTGCGTTTAGTAAGGTTCTTATTGCACGGATCTTAGGTGGTGAAGGAATTGGGCTATATATGATGGCCTATCCAATCTATCAAATTATCGTTAGTATTTCTGCTGCAGGTATTCCTGTAGCCATATCTATTATGATTGCAGAGAAACTTGCTAATGATGATATGCGAGGCGTACAACAAGTATTTTCCGTATCTTTGAGGGTACTCGCTATATTAGGGCTGGTATTTAGTTTGGCCTTATATGGTAGTGCGCAATGGCTCGTAGATAATCAAATCATCACCGATCCACGTGCTTTAATTGCTATTCAGCTATTATCTCCAGCCATTTTTGTAGTGACCATCCTGAGCTGTTTTAGAGGGTATTTCCAAGGTTTCCAGTATATGGTGCCTACTGGTACGAGTCAAGTATTTGAACAAATCTTTCGCGTGTCTTCTATGGTAGGTTTGGCATACTACTTCATTGATCGTGGACTCCATTTGGCGGCGGGTGGTGCGACCTTTGCTACATTCCCAGGCGTATTGGCAGGGTTACTGGTATTAATTTATTTTTACTACCGACAACGTAATGTTCGAGAGAAGATGCTTTCACAACAGAATCCTAATGCCATTTGTGAAAGTAACGGCACCGTAGTTAAACGATTGTTTAGTCTTGCCATACCGGTTTCTATGGCGAATATCATGCTTCCCATGGTATCACTCATTGATACATTTATCGTCCCGAAACGATTGATGGATATTGGATACTATCTCAATGAAGCAACCACACAATTTGGCTATCTAACGGGAATGGCAACATCTCTGATTGGGTTGCCAATTATTCTAACTACGTCCTTAGCCGCTAGTCTTGTACCAGCCGTATCTGAGGCCCATACTCAAGGTGATGTACATCGCATCGTGAAACGGGCGGAGACGGCGATTAAAATTGCTAATATGTTTACGATTCCAGCCTGTATTGGTCTCTGCGTATTAGCTACACCAATATCGCAATTAATATATGCAACACCCCACGCAGGGCCTGTTATTGCTGTTATTAGCTTGAGTATTGTGTTCCTCGGATGGCAGCAGGTTACTGCAGGTGTTTTACAAGGTTTAGGAAGAACAGTAATTCCTATGGTGTCGATTTTTATCGGCTTATTAGTGAAGACATTCTTAGATTATGAATTGACAGGTAGTGTTGAGTTGGGCATTAATGGTGCAGCTTGGGCGACGAATTTAAACTTTGCCATTGCAGCGCTTATTAACTATATTTTTGTAAAAAAATATGTAGGTTCGGTACTCAGCACATTAGAGTTATTAAAAATAATAGTATCTGCCATGGCCATGGGCGGTGCTACACAAGTCATCTATGTGAGCACTGTTGATTTATTAGGCAATGGTGGCGCTGTGGCTGCAGCAATTGTAGTGGCTATTTTTGTATATGGTTTATCGTTATGGCTTACTAAAGCTGTCGTAAAAGATGATATATACCATTTCCCAATCATAGGCAAGCGCTTACAAGCTCGACGCAATAGGGAGGAAGCAAAGCTATATGAAGAACAATATTGATATTCAACCTTTAGTCGATGTAGTGAAAACTTTGCGTGCACCAAATGGCTGTCCTTGGGATCAAAAGCAAACGCATGAATCTTTACGCCGCTATTTTATAGAAGAGACTTACGAAGTAGTAGATGCCATTGATAATAAAGATATGCCAAATCTTCGTGAAGAGTTAGGTGATGTATTATTGCAAGTTGTCTTTCACAGTCAATTGGCAGAGGAGGCTGGTCATTTTACACTTCAAGACGTAATTAATGATGTCGCTGAAAAAATGATTCGTCGTCATCCTCGTGTTTTTAGCCCAGAAAATGATGAAAAATCATACACTTGGGATGAATTAAAGGCACAAGAAAAGAAAAATATTCAAAATTCTGTATTGGATGGTGTATCGAAAAGTTTACCTGCTTTAATGGCGGCTTATAAACTCCAAGAAAAGGCTGCAAAGCTAGGATTTGACTGGGACGAGCTTGATCCTGTTTGGGCTAAAGTTTCCGAAGAAATGGGGGAATTTAAGGAGGCTATTGACCAAAATGATAGAGAAAATATGGAAAAAGAAGCAGGAGATGTGCTTTTTTCCTTGATTAATCTATTCAGATGGTATAAAATAAGCGGTGAAAATGCACTAAATCGCACAAACACAAAGTTCCGACAGCGTTTTTTACATGTAGAAGCTTGTGTTAACCAAAGCGATCGCTCATGGGAAGACTTTTCATTAGCTGAGCTCGATGCTTTTTGGGAGGAGGCTAAAGTGCAGGAAAAGTAACCTAGAGGTTTATACACTTCTAAGGTATTGTAATTTTAAGGAGGTTCTGTCATGAACAAAACAGAATTAATCGCAAGTGTTGCACAAAAAACTGAATTAACTAAAAAAGATGCTGAAAAAGCAGTAAAAGCTGTATTTGACACAGTAGCTCAAGAATTAGCAGCTGGTGGCAAAGTACAAGTTATCGGCTTCGGTACTTTCGAAGTTCGTGAACGCGCAGCTCGTGAAGGCCGTAACCCACAAAACGGTAAAACTATCACAATTGCAGCTTCCAAATCCCCTGCATTCAAAGCTGGTAAAGGTTTGAAAGAACAAGTTAACGCTGCAAAAGCTAAAAAACGCAAAAAATAATCCATATTGGATGTGAAAGAGACCTTTCGAGGTCTCTTTTTTTTATCTATTTATGGTATAATGCACAGAGAAAGGGTGCATTATGAATAACGAAACATCAAGGAAGGTTCTCATTGTGTCTGCCTCAATCGGCACTGGACATATGCAAGCCGCAAGAGCCATAGAAGAATATTGGAAAGAAAAAGAGCCACAAGCATCAATTACCCATGTTGATTTTCTTGATACAGAAACTATGTCTGTAGAGCATTTAATTAAGGGTACCTATATCAAGATGATTGACGTATTCCCCATGCTCTATGATATGATTTATCGCGTATCGAAAGGGGAAAAACGAGGTACCATTATGCAAACCGCATTGTCGTACCTACTTAAAAGCCGCATGCTTAAACTAGTACAACAAGAAGAGCCAGATGTAATGGTCTTTACACATCCATTTCCTTGTGGGGCGGCATCGATTTTAAAACGTCAAGGTCATATAGATGTACCACTAGTGGCTATTATGACAGACTTTAGTAGTCATCAGTTTTGGCTCTATCCACAGATTGATGTTTACTATGTTGCAACAGAATCTATGGTACCTGAAATGGTAGCTTCAGGTATCGATGAATCTCGTATTCATGTATCTGGCATTCCTGTGCGGCGATCTTTTTTCCGTGATGCTATTGAAGAGTATAGCTTAGAGGAACCTGTGAAAGTTCTTGTTATGGGTGGTGGCCTGGGTTTAGGCTCTCTTGAGACGGCTTTAAAACATCTAGATGAAGTAAATGGTATTGGTGAAATTACCGTTGTAGCTGGACAAAATACGTCTCTTTACGAATCGTTAGTTGTCCTTAGTGAATCTATGAAGACGAAGACTACCGTATATGGTTATACTACCAATATTTCTGAGCTCATGAAATCATCGTCTTTGCTCGTCACAAAACCTGGTGCATTGACCTGTATGGAGGCTGTTACAATCGGATTGCCAATGGTATTCTTTAATGCTATCCCAGGGCAGGAAGAGGCAAATGCAGAATTGTTAGAGCAACGGGGATGTGCTCGTTGGGCTCGCGATATTCACAACTTAGAAGATGTGGTAACTGCACTGTTAATTAATTCTCCGCGACTTCAACAAATGTCTGAACGTGCTCGCGAATGGCATGTGGATGGGGCTGCTGATATCGTAAATAGTCTCATTGAAATTTTAGATGCTAGTGCACAAGATGAGCTTGTGAAAGCTCAAGAGGCAATTAGCTAACCAATATAGAAAAAGCGATGACCTAAAGGGCCATCGCTTTTTTCTATTGATACTGTTCAATATGTTCTTTTCGAAGTTTTTGTAATGTAACTAAGAAAGCATCCGTACTTTCTGCACCATCCAATAGATCTTTTAATTGGTAAGAGTCATCAAGGGTAACACTCCATTGGAAGGAGTCGTTATCGTCGTACACATTGAATACGACTGGTGTCTCTAAGTCCTCTGGCATATAGCCGTCATCATCGGACACAGTTGCATACGTGCCATCCTCTAAGAGCTCAGTAAATAATGTGTCATACCCATCAATGTCGATAAGTTCAAAGTTGATACTTTCATAAAAGTCTAAAACCATATCCGTCGCCATGTGGACCTCCTCATGAATATATATGTTACGTTTATTCTACTGAGGGCGCCTGTTACTGTCAATGGTAATGTGTAGTATAATAAATAACAGAATTACAAAATAGGAGCGGAATATGAACGTTATTAGTTTACAGAACATAGAGAAATCATATGGCACAAGGCTACTGTTTAAAGAGGTGAGTATGACTTTTACCACGGAAAAACGATTAGGTCTTGTGGGCATCAACGGAACGGGTAAGTCTACATTTCTAAAAATATTAGCAGGACAAATGGAAGCTGATAAAGGCACCATTGAGCGTAATGGTAAGGCTAGCATTTATTACTTAGCGCAGACACCTGATTTTGATGCGGAAGCTACTTTGCTTGAGGCCGTTCTTGATGGAAATCATCCTCGGTTGCAAATGGTAAAAGTCTTTGAACGTATTAGTCGTGAGTATCGCCAAATGCAAGAGTCTGGTAAAGACGATGCTAAAATATCTCGCAACTATATGAATGCACTGGAGCAAATGGATCAGCAAGACGGGTGGCAAGTAGAGCAAGAGGCGCGCATTATTTTATCTAAATTGGGCTTTCCTGATGTGGAGCAAAAGGTAGCTATGTTATCAGGAGGGCAAAAGCGTCGTCTTGCATTGGGGCAAGCATTGCTATATCCATGTGATCTTTTATTACTAGATGAGCCGACTAACCATTTGGATGAAGATAGTATTGATTGGCTAGAGTCGTATTTGAGTGTACGTCAAGGAGGATTATTAATCAGTACCCATGATAGATATTTCCTCGATTCCGTATGTAATGGTATTTTAGAGCTATCAAATCGTCATATGTATCAATACGATGGCAATTATGAAGAATTTATTGCCTTGAAAGCTGATCGAGAGGCTCGTGAAGCTGCTACGGAAGAAAAACGACGTCAATTTTTAAAGCGGGAAATCGAATGGGTACGTCGTGGTGCTCTGGCAAGAACTACAAAACAAAAGGCTCGTCTTGACCGTTACGAAAAATTAAAGAATATGGAGAAAACCCGTCGTCCGGATCAAATGGATCCTATTGCGCTGAAGACACGTTTAGGAAAAACCATCTTTGATATTGAGCATTTAGAGTTTTATTTTGATGAACGTCCTATGATTAAGGACTTTACCTATCACGTGGTACGCCATGATCGTATCGGTATAGTAGGGCCCAATGGTGTTGGTAAGTCTACCTTTATGAATATCCTTGATGGCACCTACGAAGCGACGAGAGGTACTATTGGTAAAGGTGAGACCGTTCGTATTGCTCATTTTAAACAAGAGCTACCTGAATTTGATGAAGATATGCGCGTTCTCGATTATATTCGTGAGGACCACTCTTATATGGTGCTCGGTGATGGATCTACATTGAGCGCAGGACAAATCCTTGAGCGATTCCTTTTTACCCCAGAATTACATGGTGTACCGATTCGAAAACTCTCTGGCGGGGAACGTCGTCGTTTATACCTCTTAAAATTGTTGATGAGCGCCCCTAACGTATTATTGCTGGACGAACCGACGAATGATCTTGATATTCCAACATTGGAGGTATTAGAGGATTTCCTTGACTCCTTTAGTGGCGTCATCATCACCGTTTGCCACGATCGGTACTTCCTAGACCGCGTAGTGGATAAACTGTTTGTTTTTACCGGCGATGGACATATTGAAATCGTTCATGGCTCGTATTCTGACTACAAAGATGCTCTTGATGAAAGTAGTGGCAGCAAGCGCCCATTCTATATGCCAAATGATAATATACCGGCTAATTCCAAAGTGGTACGAGCTGTAGTAGGTGGAGAGGCTGATAGCGATGACTCTGTTGATAATCAATCTAATAGGGTAGATACCCTTGGAAATGATAATGTTGTTGCTGGTGATAAAACAGATACTTTCAAAGAAATACCAAAGAAGGGTCTCAATAAAGCAGAAGACGCGGAGTATGCCAAAATTATGGATGAATTGCCTAAGCTAGAACATTTAGTGAAGGGCCTCGATGTTATGATAAGCCAAGTGGCTACTGATTATGAAAAAATGCAGTCACTGATGGAGGAACGAGAAGAAACACAGACTCAAATAGATGCGCTCACTGAACGGTGGATGGAATTAGAGGAACGCCTATAATTCCTTTTATCATGCTATTTTTTAATATCTGTTATGCAAAGGAATTACGTGTAAGTTTATTGATAAAACTCACAATGTATAGTATAATTTCTACGATTAACGATAACAACGTTACCTAAGTAGGAGGAACTCATGAGTAAGTACCAATTTTTAGACCGTCGCGTGCCAATTGAAGACGGAAATATTGCATTAGTACAAGATTTAACTAAATGTAAAAACTGCTCCTTATGTCGTAAAGCTTGTGCTGTAGACATGGGTGTATTTGATTATTATGATTTAACAACAAATGGGGATCATCCAATTTGTATTCATTGTGGTCAATGTGCGTCTATTTGCCCATTTGATTCCATTAATGAGCGCTCTGAAATTGATGAAGTAAAAGCAGCTATTGCTGACCCTAATAAAATCGTCATTTTCCAAACTGCGCCTGCCGTACGTGTTGGTTTAGGCGAGGAATTTGGCCTTGAGGCTGGTACGTTTGTAGAAGGTAAAATGGTGGCTGCTCTTCGTAAATTGGGTGGCGACTATATTCTTGATACAAACTTTGGTGCGGACATGACTATCATGGAAGAAGCATCTGAGTTATTAGAACGCGTTATTAATAGTGATGCAGTATTGCCTCAATTCACATCTTGTTGTCCTGCTTGGGTTAAGTTTGCGGAAACATTCTATCCAGAATTCTTGCCAAACCTATCTACGGCTAAGAGCCCAATTGCTATGCAAGCGACTACACAAAAAACATATTTTGCTGAAAAAATGGGCCTTGATGCAAAACAAATTGTTGCCGTTGCAGTAACACCATGTACAGCTAAGAAGTTTGAGATTCGTCGCGATGAAATGAATTCCTCTGCGGAATACTGGGATACACCAGAAATGCGCGATACAGACTACTGTATTACTACACGGGAACTTGCAAAATGGTTGCGCGCAGAAGAAATCAACTTTGATGATCTTGAAGATTCTGTTTTTGACCCATTGATGGGTGAAGCTTCTGGTGGTGGTATCATTTTCGGTAACACTGGTGGCGTTATGGAAGCGGCTATGCGTGCGGCTTACAAGATGGCGACAGGTGAAGATGCACCTCAAACATTGATTCCATTTGAAGCTATTCGTGGCATGGATGGTGCTCGCGAAGCAGACGTAGTGATTGGGGATAAAACATTACACGTAGCGGCAGTTCATGGTACAGGTAATTTGCGTAAGTTCATAGAACACATGCGTGCAGAAAATATCCATTATGACTTTATCGAAGTAATGGCTTGTCGTGGTGGCTGTATCGGTGGTGGTGGTCAACCACGCGTTAAATTACCGATGGCTGACAAAGCTCGTGAAGCTCGTATTGCATCCTTGTATACTCGCGATGCAGAAGTAACTGTAAAAGCTGCTTGTGATAATCCAGATATCCAAAAATTGTATGCTGAGTTTTTTGATGGCAAACCTATGAGCCACAAAGCACATCATATGTTACATACTACCTTTGTAAATCGTTCTGAAGATTTAGGCCCTAATGGCGCTTGTACGCCTGCTACATGCCCTACATCCGTACCTAATTTAAAAAAGGCGGCAGAGGCGGCTAAAGCGGCGGCGGAAGCTAATAGCTAAGAGTTGATGGTTATTAGTTAATAAAAAGCACAAAGATAGCTAAGAAATATATAGCAGATAGTTGATATGTTAGTCAGCTATCTGCTTTTTTATCTATTTTATATAATGGAAATATGGTCAATAAAAGCTTTCACAGATGTAGATTCTATATATGCCATATACGCATAGGGGTTAAAATATAGAGATTGGTAAATTGGTTTAGGAATTACCTGTAGTATGCTATAATTAAATTGTTATTATAGAAGCAATCAATACTGGTTCGGGAGGATCTTCATGGCTTTTAAATTAAAAGGAAAAGAAGAAAAATTTTTCAGTATTTTGGAAAAGCATGCTGCACTAACCTATGAAAGTGCGGAAATGATGGAACGCGTATTTAAAGGGGATATCTCTAAGGAAGAGGCATTTCTTGAAATTGATACAAAGGAAAAAGCTGCCGATGAATTAGTAAATGAAACTG of the Veillonella parvula genome contains:
- a CDS encoding ABC-F family ATP-binding cassette domain-containing protein; the encoded protein is MNVISLQNIEKSYGTRLLFKEVSMTFTTEKRLGLVGINGTGKSTFLKILAGQMEADKGTIERNGKASIYYLAQTPDFDAEATLLEAVLDGNHPRLQMVKVFERISREYRQMQESGKDDAKISRNYMNALEQMDQQDGWQVEQEARIILSKLGFPDVEQKVAMLSGGQKRRLALGQALLYPCDLLLLDEPTNHLDEDSIDWLESYLSVRQGGLLISTHDRYFLDSVCNGILELSNRHMYQYDGNYEEFIALKADREAREAATEEKRRQFLKREIEWVRRGALARTTKQKARLDRYEKLKNMEKTRRPDQMDPIALKTRLGKTIFDIEHLEFYFDERPMIKDFTYHVVRHDRIGIVGPNGVGKSTFMNILDGTYEATRGTIGKGETVRIAHFKQELPEFDEDMRVLDYIREDHSYMVLGDGSTLSAGQILERFLFTPELHGVPIRKLSGGERRRLYLLKLLMSAPNVLLLDEPTNDLDIPTLEVLEDFLDSFSGVIITVCHDRYFLDRVVDKLFVFTGDGHIEIVHGSYSDYKDALDESSGSKRPFYMPNDNIPANSKVVRAVVGGEADSDDSVDNQSNRVDTLGNDNVVAGDKTDTFKEIPKKGLNKAEDAEYAKIMDELPKLEHLVKGLDVMISQVATDYEKMQSLMEEREETQTQIDALTERWMELEERL
- a CDS encoding MGDG synthase family glycosyltransferase, yielding MNNETSRKVLIVSASIGTGHMQAARAIEEYWKEKEPQASITHVDFLDTETMSVEHLIKGTYIKMIDVFPMLYDMIYRVSKGEKRGTIMQTALSYLLKSRMLKLVQQEEPDVMVFTHPFPCGAASILKRQGHIDVPLVAIMTDFSSHQFWLYPQIDVYYVATESMVPEMVASGIDESRIHVSGIPVRRSFFRDAIEEYSLEEPVKVLVMGGGLGLGSLETALKHLDEVNGIGEITVVAGQNTSLYESLVVLSESMKTKTTVYGYTTNISELMKSSSLLVTKPGALTCMEAVTIGLPMVFFNAIPGQEEANAELLEQRGCARWARDIHNLEDVVTALLINSPRLQQMSERAREWHVDGAADIVNSLIEILDASAQDELVKAQEAIS
- a CDS encoding HU family DNA-binding protein produces the protein MNKTELIASVAQKTELTKKDAEKAVKAVFDTVAQELAAGGKVQVIGFGTFEVRERAAREGRNPQNGKTITIAASKSPAFKAGKGLKEQVNAAKAKKRKK
- a CDS encoding [FeFe] hydrogenase, group A, with the translated sequence MSKYQFLDRRVPIEDGNIALVQDLTKCKNCSLCRKACAVDMGVFDYYDLTTNGDHPICIHCGQCASICPFDSINERSEIDEVKAAIADPNKIVIFQTAPAVRVGLGEEFGLEAGTFVEGKMVAALRKLGGDYILDTNFGADMTIMEEASELLERVINSDAVLPQFTSCCPAWVKFAETFYPEFLPNLSTAKSPIAMQATTQKTYFAEKMGLDAKQIVAVAVTPCTAKKFEIRRDEMNSSAEYWDTPEMRDTDYCITTRELAKWLRAEEINFDDLEDSVFDPLMGEASGGGIIFGNTGGVMEAAMRAAYKMATGEDAPQTLIPFEAIRGMDGAREADVVIGDKTLHVAAVHGTGNLRKFIEHMRAENIHYDFIEVMACRGGCIGGGGQPRVKLPMADKAREARIASLYTRDAEVTVKAACDNPDIQKLYAEFFDGKPMSHKAHHMLHTTFVNRSEDLGPNGACTPATCPTSVPNLKKAAEAAKAAAEANS
- the mazG gene encoding nucleoside triphosphate pyrophosphohydrolase gives rise to the protein MKNNIDIQPLVDVVKTLRAPNGCPWDQKQTHESLRRYFIEETYEVVDAIDNKDMPNLREELGDVLLQVVFHSQLAEEAGHFTLQDVINDVAEKMIRRHPRVFSPENDEKSYTWDELKAQEKKNIQNSVLDGVSKSLPALMAAYKLQEKAAKLGFDWDELDPVWAKVSEEMGEFKEAIDQNDRENMEKEAGDVLFSLINLFRWYKISGENALNRTNTKFRQRFLHVEACVNQSDRSWEDFSLAELDAFWEEAKVQEK